One region of Pseudomonas glycinae genomic DNA includes:
- a CDS encoding spore coat U domain-containing protein, with translation MVWALLGGLAAPVHAADLKVEVRVDVQRGCQLIGQQREAVIEQLGVLDFGTTARLGDLEGPLGAALTNSRLPRLECNPDTPYQLRVDGGLHGGVGEVRYMAGEAGSKPIPYRLYQDPARRVPLVVNVPVSGRVPDSGTVDLPLYGRIERMAEVPRVSRYSDLVKVTVTW, from the coding sequence ATGGTCTGGGCATTGCTGGGCGGGCTCGCGGCACCGGTCCACGCCGCCGACCTTAAGGTCGAGGTGCGGGTCGATGTGCAGCGCGGTTGCCAGTTGATCGGCCAGCAACGCGAGGCCGTTATCGAGCAACTGGGTGTGCTCGACTTCGGCACCACGGCGCGGCTCGGCGACCTGGAAGGGCCTCTCGGTGCGGCGCTGACGAATTCGCGCCTGCCACGTCTGGAATGCAACCCGGACACCCCGTACCAGTTGCGTGTCGATGGCGGCCTGCACGGTGGCGTTGGCGAGGTGCGTTATATGGCGGGGGAGGCTGGCAGCAAGCCGATTCCTTATCGCCTGTATCAGGACCCTGCGCGGCGGGTGCCGCTGGTGGTGAATGTGCCCGTCAGCGGCCGGGTGCCGGACAGCGGCACGGTGGACTTGCCGTTATACGGGCGGATCGAGCGTATGGCGGAGGTGCCACGGGTCAGCCGGTATTCGGATCTGGTGAAGGTGACGGTCACCTGGTGA